The DNA region TGCTGGGCGCGACGTTCATGACGCCGCCGGGCGAGCTGCTCGCGTCGCTCTCGCCGCTCGTGCGCGCGGTCGTCTCGCGTCGCGTCCACCGCCACTACCGCGGCTTCGCGGCGAACCAGCAGCGCGAGCTCGCGAAGACGCCGACGGTGAAGAAGCTCCTCTACGTGCTCCGCACCGCGATGACGGGCACGCACCTCCTCACGACCGGCGAGCTCGAGACCGACCTCCGCGTCCTCGCCCCGCGCTACGGCCTCGCCGATCTCGGCGTCGACGCGCTCATCGCCGCGAAGCGCGCCGGCGAACGCGCCGCCGCCGACCCCGCGATGCTCACCGAGTGGGAGCCGCGCCTCGCGGGCATCCTCTCCGCGGTCGATCGTGCCCGCGACACGAGCCCGCTCCCGGAGGAGCCGCCGCCCGACGCGGTGCGCGCCCTCGAAACATGGCTCGTCGCGACGCGGAGAGCTCGTTTCGCACCCACCGCGTGAGCGGCGGCTGCGCGACGAGTCAACGGCAGGAGGCCCGGTAGCTCGCGCCGACGCGCTCGCAGTGGCTCTTCCCCTCGGGGTAAGGCGCGTCCATCCGGACGAGCTGCGTCCCCCGGTTGTCGCAGTAGTAGCAGCTCACGGCCTTGCTCATGTCGGACACGGCCATCGCCTGGGTTCCCGAGCAGATGTTGTAGCCGTAGTCACGGATGGACGCGCTGAAGGCCCTGAACCCCGCCGGGGTCTTCACCGAGTGCTCGATGTCGACCTTCATCGGGCACGTGATCTCCACGGGCGGCGCGGGCGCCGGGAGCGCGCTCTTCGGCATCGGCGTCTGGGGCGCGATCCGCGGCTCGAGCGGCCGCTCCGGCGTCGGCGGGGCGCCGTGGACCGAGGCGGCCGCCAGCCCCACGACGATCATCACCGTGAGGCCGCTCAACAGGGGCTTGTTCATCCGTTTGTCTCCTTCGTTCCTTTTGGCCTGCGGCTACGCCGGGCCGAAGACCTCGACCTCGACGCCGTCGGAGTAGTGGGTGGTGCGGTAGCGGCCGTTCAGGAGGCCGGCGGTGCCGCAGAGGTTCTCCTCGAGGTAGACCAGCTCGGCGCGGCGGGCGGGGTAGGGGACGTGGTGGACCTGGCCCGTCAGCACCTTGTCCTTGTGCTGGACGAACAAGTAGTAGCGCTCGAGGAGGAAGTGCTCGAGCGTCCCGAGCTCGCTCGGGCCGAGCTCCTCGCCGACGTCGTAGACCACGTCGAGCGTCGCGCGCGGGTCCGACTTGCGGACCGAGCCGAAGGCGACGCGGTCGCCGTCGCGCACCACCGTCATCTCCGCGTGATGGTAAGGGAGGCCCCAGCCGAGCCGCGCCGCGCGCACCGCGAGCCACGAGCTCGCCTCGAGCGAGAAGAAGTACACGCCCGGCTTGCCGTCGCGATGCACGTACGTGCGCAGGTTCGTCTCGAGGAAGTCCAGCGCCGCGCGGCGCGGGAGCCACGACGGGCGCGTCGCCTCCATCCGGAACGGCACGAGCCCCACCCACGCCTCGCCCTCCCAGAGATCGAGCTCGAACGCGCGCGGCACGAGCTTCCGCACCATCTCCGGATCGAAGGACCAATGCACGAAGAGCAGCTCGCGCCAGCGC from Labilithrix sp. includes:
- a CDS encoding DUF2071 domain-containing protein, producing the protein MKLDRRKPERPEGANSGTQRWRELLFVHWSFDPEMVRKLVPRAFELDLWEGEAWVGLVPFRMEATRPSWLPRRAALDFLETNLRTYVHRDGKPGVYFFSLEASSWLAVRAARLGWGLPYHHAEMTVVRDGDRVAFGSVRKSDPRATLDVVYDVGEELGPSELGTLEHFLLERYYLFVQHKDKVLTGQVHHVPYPARRAELVYLEENLCGTAGLLNGRYRTTHYSDGVEVEVFGPA
- a CDS encoding nucleotidyltransferase domain-containing protein, with amino-acid sequence MERVSWGLSEHQLAIGDRVIAEESAKREHLVVYLSGAHAYGFPSPDSDLDLKCIHVAPTGALVGFEPPPFTYDRAEVIEGVEIDYTSNELGQVLGGILTGNGNYLERVLGATFMTPPGELLASLSPLVRAVVSRRVHRHYRGFAANQQRELAKTPTVKKLLYVLRTAMTGTHLLTTGELETDLRVLAPRYGLADLGVDALIAAKRAGERAAADPAMLTEWEPRLAGILSAVDRARDTSPLPEEPPPDAVRALETWLVATRRARFAPTA